The Amycolatopsis sp. 195334CR genome window below encodes:
- the rph gene encoding ribonuclease PH produces the protein MARKDGRNDDQLREVKITRGFQQWPAGSVLIEFGSTRVLCAASVNEGVPRWRAGSGLGWITAEYAMLPSATNTRSDRESVKGRVGGRTHEISRLIGRSLRACIDLAALGENTIMIDCDVLQADGGTRTAAITGAYVALADAITWLGAAGRLADPQPLATSVAAVSVGVVDGRVRLDLPYEEDSRAEVDMNVVATDAGTLIEVQGTGEGATFQRSTLDTMLDFALAGCAQLVEKQNEALALPYPGELPEPKPDKKAKK, from the coding sequence GTGGCGAGAAAAGACGGCAGGAACGACGACCAGCTCCGCGAGGTCAAGATCACCCGCGGCTTCCAGCAGTGGCCGGCCGGCTCGGTGCTCATCGAGTTCGGCAGCACCAGGGTGCTGTGCGCGGCGAGCGTGAACGAGGGCGTGCCGAGGTGGCGGGCCGGTTCCGGGCTCGGCTGGATCACCGCCGAGTACGCGATGCTGCCCTCGGCCACCAACACCCGCAGCGACCGCGAGTCGGTCAAGGGCCGGGTCGGTGGCCGCACGCACGAGATCAGCAGGCTGATCGGCCGCTCGCTGCGGGCCTGCATCGACCTGGCCGCGCTCGGCGAGAACACGATCATGATCGACTGCGACGTGCTCCAGGCCGACGGCGGCACCCGGACCGCGGCGATCACCGGTGCCTACGTCGCGCTGGCCGACGCGATCACCTGGCTCGGCGCGGCGGGCAGGCTGGCCGACCCCCAGCCGCTGGCGACCTCGGTGGCCGCGGTCAGCGTCGGCGTGGTCGACGGCCGCGTGCGGCTCGACCTGCCGTACGAGGAGGACTCGCGCGCCGAGGTGGACATGAACGTGGTGGCCACCGACGCGGGCACGCTGATCGAGGTGCAGGGCACCGGCGAGGGCGCCACCTTCCAGCGGTCCACTTTGGACACCATGCTGGACTTCGCGCTGGCGGGCTGCGCGCAGCTGGTGGAGAAGCAGAACGAGGCGCTGGCGCTGCCCTACCCGGGTGAGCTGCCCGAGCCGAAGCCGGACAAGAAGGCCAAGAAGTGA
- the rdgB gene encoding RdgB/HAM1 family non-canonical purine NTP pyrophosphatase, translated as MTTKLLVASRNAKKLGELRRILDAEGLGAIEVLGLGDVPEFPEAPETGATFEENALAKARDAAAATGLPSVADDSGLAVDALNGMPGVLSARWSGGHGDDQANLDLVLAQLSDTPDERRGAAFVCTTALVIPGGEETVVRGEWRGTLLREERGTNGFGYDPIFVPEGGSRTSAELDPSEKDAQSHRGRALRALLPHLRALA; from the coding sequence GTGACCACCAAGTTGCTGGTCGCGTCGCGCAACGCGAAGAAGCTCGGCGAGCTGCGGCGCATCCTCGACGCGGAAGGCCTCGGCGCCATCGAGGTGCTCGGCCTCGGCGACGTGCCGGAGTTCCCGGAGGCCCCGGAAACCGGCGCGACCTTCGAGGAGAACGCGCTCGCCAAGGCGCGCGACGCCGCGGCGGCCACCGGCCTGCCCTCGGTCGCCGACGACTCGGGGCTGGCGGTGGACGCGCTCAACGGCATGCCGGGCGTGCTGTCGGCCCGCTGGTCCGGCGGGCACGGTGACGACCAGGCCAACCTGGACCTGGTGCTGGCGCAGCTGTCCGACACCCCGGACGAGCGGCGGGGCGCGGCGTTCGTCTGCACCACCGCACTGGTGATCCCGGGCGGCGAAGAGACCGTCGTCCGCGGTGAGTGGCGCGGCACGCTGCTCCGGGAAGAACGCGGCACCAACGGTTTCGGCTACGACCCGATCTTCGTACCGGAAGGCGGTTCGCGGACCTCGGCCGAACTGGATCCGTCCGAAAAGGACGCCCAGTCCCACCGGGGGCGGGCGCTGCGTGCTTTGCTGCCCCACCTGCGTGCGCTGGCCTAG